The following are encoded in a window of Staphylococcus piscifermentans genomic DNA:
- a CDS encoding LPXTG cell wall anchor domain-containing protein, producing MKKLGLLGTTALASTLLFTGVQSNTANAATIDEGQASNSVKNLVENNDNYQPKSETQYTIDKDGTNPVDNSYKVAFGEEPHQAPSFLYVKKDTGDIYDYKGNLIQKASNSSANTQKQTQENNEQNNQGNLEKHNQTLPESGTESNSTLITLFGSILLTLGAFLSIKPVSKNKQK from the coding sequence ATGAAAAAATTAGGCCTTTTAGGGACAACTGCTTTAGCGAGTACATTGTTATTTACAGGGGTACAAAGCAACACTGCAAATGCTGCAACTATTGATGAGGGACAAGCTTCAAACAGTGTTAAAAACTTAGTAGAAAATAACGATAACTACCAACCGAAAAGCGAAACGCAATACACGATAGACAAAGATGGGACTAATCCAGTAGATAATTCATATAAAGTAGCTTTTGGTGAGGAGCCTCATCAAGCTCCATCATTCTTATATGTTAAAAAGGATACTGGTGATATTTATGATTACAAAGGTAATTTAATCCAAAAAGCATCTAATAGTTCTGCAAATACTCAGAAACAAACTCAAGAAAATAACGAACAAAATAATCAAGGCAATTTAGAAAAACATAATCAAACTTTACCAGAATCCGGAACAGAATCTAATTCGACTTTAATTACATTATTCGGCTCAATATTACTTACACTTGGAGCTTTTTTATCTATCAAACCTGTTTCAAAAAATAAACAAAAATAA
- a CDS encoding aldo/keto reductase — MERVQINRSVDYSRIIQGFWRTKDWQKSTQELNRFIHELVNLGVTTMDHADIYGDYSCEALFGEALALSPELRDKIQLVSKCGIILPTDRLELFDGHRYDLSRSHIIASVDRSLKNLGTDYLDTLLLHRPSPLMNPDEVRSALDILVEQGKIKSFGVSNFSNTQYDLLNSDIKSHKLHIAVNQLQVSPYHAEPMFDGTIDHMYQDHVKIMGWSPLAGGKLLNLDDEKAKRVMSIISPIAYKNNVAPTSVITAWLMKHPATIMPIMGTGQIEHMQDAVKGLDIELSDQEWFDIYVAVRGEDIP; from the coding sequence ATGGAGCGTGTCCAAATCAATCGAAGTGTAGACTATTCACGTATTATTCAAGGATTTTGGAGAACAAAAGATTGGCAGAAATCTACACAAGAATTAAATCGCTTTATTCATGAATTGGTAAATTTGGGAGTTACAACAATGGATCATGCAGATATTTATGGAGATTACTCCTGTGAAGCCTTATTTGGTGAAGCTTTAGCTTTATCACCCGAATTGCGCGATAAGATTCAGTTAGTTTCTAAATGCGGTATTATCTTGCCCACTGATCGTTTAGAATTATTTGACGGCCATCGTTATGATTTAAGTCGTTCTCACATTATCGCATCTGTAGACCGTTCTTTAAAAAACTTGGGAACAGATTATTTAGATACGTTGCTGCTGCATCGTCCTTCTCCTTTAATGAACCCTGATGAAGTAAGATCTGCCTTGGATATTTTAGTAGAACAAGGTAAAATCAAATCATTCGGAGTATCTAACTTCTCTAATACGCAATATGATTTATTAAATTCAGATATTAAATCACATAAATTGCATATTGCAGTCAATCAGCTTCAAGTCTCGCCTTATCATGCGGAGCCGATGTTTGATGGGACGATTGACCATATGTATCAAGACCATGTCAAAATTATGGGTTGGAGTCCTTTAGCAGGAGGCAAATTATTAAACCTTGATGATGAAAAGGCAAAACGTGTAATGTCTATTATCAGTCCTATTGCCTATAAAAATAATGTTGCTCCAACTTCAGTCATTACAGCTTGGCTGATGAAACATCCGGCAACCATTATGCCGATTATGGGAACTGGCCAAATTGAACATATGCAAGATGCAGTTAAAGGTTTAGATATTGAACTAAGCGACCAAGAATGGTTTGATATTTATGTTGCTGTACGTGGGGAAGACATTCCATAA
- a CDS encoding CobW family GTP-binding protein, producing MKINNNKLTISIVTGFLGSGKTTFLKHYTEQLLKRDEKITVIMNEFGNFDIDSQILAPVIETVSLQNGCVCCDLAQDLVAQLKAIIHQNQSQHVIIEATGIAHPLQLIEACYDPLLAQQVNPPLVIGLVDAPRFLQRDTYSAATQQLMEEQIEVSHDIIVNKVDLIDEKAQDEIVSQLQTLNPKGTIIKTTYGQVASDELEQLQSPERADSPAHSHLHHHGISALAYTFTSPIDRQMFYQFILRLPENIYRLKGYVRFRDTPDVTYLFQFAYGMPDFEPVQYHPENTVVLIGEQLDKERLRNQLDALQFT from the coding sequence ATGAAAATAAATAATAATAAATTAACTATTAGTATTGTAACAGGTTTTCTAGGTAGTGGTAAAACGACTTTCCTTAAACATTATACTGAGCAATTATTAAAAAGAGATGAGAAAATTACGGTCATTATGAACGAATTTGGTAATTTTGACATCGACAGTCAAATTTTAGCGCCTGTTATAGAAACCGTTTCATTACAGAACGGGTGCGTATGCTGTGATTTAGCACAAGATTTAGTCGCTCAGCTTAAGGCGATAATACATCAAAATCAATCACAACACGTCATAATTGAAGCCACAGGAATCGCTCATCCGCTTCAACTCATCGAAGCTTGTTACGACCCTCTTTTAGCACAACAAGTTAATCCGCCGCTGGTTATCGGCCTCGTAGACGCTCCGCGATTCCTGCAACGTGACACTTATTCTGCTGCAACACAACAATTGATGGAAGAACAAATTGAAGTTAGTCATGACATTATTGTGAACAAAGTAGATTTAATCGATGAAAAAGCGCAAGATGAAATCGTCTCACAATTACAGACACTGAATCCGAAGGGTACAATTATCAAGACGACCTATGGACAAGTAGCTTCAGATGAGTTAGAACAACTTCAATCACCAGAACGAGCTGATTCACCTGCACATTCACATCTGCACCATCACGGTATCAGTGCGCTAGCTTATACCTTCACGTCGCCGATTGACCGTCAAATGTTTTACCAATTTATCTTACGCTTACCAGAAAATATTTATCGCTTAAAAGGGTATGTACGTTTCAGAGATACACCTGACGTTACTTATTTGTTCCAATTTGCGTATGGTATGCCGGATTTCGAGCCGGTTCAATATCATCCAGAAAATACGGTAGTATTAATAGGCGAGCAACTGGATAAAGAACGTTTGCGTAACCAATTAGATGCCTTGCAGTTCACTTGA
- a CDS encoding MarR family winged helix-turn-helix transcriptional regulator: MSEQLNLGGRLCFSLYNAQRQVNRYYSNKVFKKYKLTYPQFLVLTILWEDSPVNVKKVVTELALDTGTVSPLLKRMEQVDLIKRERSEVDQREVFIHLTEKSEAIKPELGQACNKLADISGLSQSEEKELNRLLDKLIDSLAKENA, translated from the coding sequence ATGTCTGAACAACTTAATTTAGGCGGACGCTTATGCTTTAGTTTGTACAATGCTCAAAGACAAGTAAATCGCTACTACTCTAATAAAGTTTTTAAGAAGTACAAACTAACTTACCCGCAATTTCTAGTACTAACAATTTTATGGGAAGATTCCCCTGTAAATGTCAAAAAAGTCGTAACTGAACTTGCACTTGACACAGGAACGGTTTCACCACTATTAAAAAGAATGGAACAAGTTGATTTGATTAAAAGAGAGCGCTCTGAAGTAGATCAACGTGAAGTCTTCATCCATTTAACTGAAAAAAGTGAAGCCATCAAACCTGAGCTTGGACAAGCATGTAACAAATTGGCTGACATTTCAGGGTTATCACAATCCGAAGAAAAAGAATTAAACCGTTTATTAGACAAACTTATCGATTCACTTGCTAAAGAAAACGCGTAA
- the cydC gene encoding thiol reductant ABC exporter subunit CydC: protein MKKRPIRFKLDKDLIFAILVGIIGALVAIGMFFLSGLMISQAAQNAPLVALIILVVLVKMFGFIRALARYFERLFSHRTTFTMLRDVRVQFFSGLTKVVPDIYRKFKSSDLISRMVSSVEALQNIYLRVYYPPVVIGLTALITVAVLFEFSFAHALLLFFSMAVSLGVLPWLSAKRARVLSERVAKDESRFLSRYFDYKEGYGELQRFHQAKAYRRSLADVLIRYSQRQRSEQRFLTLYDFALDLVSMISLFLCVWLGIIQVQNGNMDVVYLTSIVLMLLTLFEQAVPMSNVAYFKADTDQAIMNISEVLNDVPETAHVAEQGENDEKTRAGHLIDIDQVSFKYWNQFSNVLKDIDLHIQEGERLAIIGPSGSGKSTLMQVMAGLYQTETGEVLLNGRNIYDLSEAEKAEQLNVMLQHQQLFDGTIRDNLLSDADDASMRRVLDELGLQHVSLDYEVTLTGTGLSGGELQRVCLARLFLKNAPIWLLDEPTRSLDWDNSEALMQRIFNQSETLIVATHDLELLPRFDRIAVMIEGTLVEAGTYQALMEQQGYLYEMVTLNE from the coding sequence ATGAAGAAACGACCGATTCGATTCAAATTAGATAAAGACTTGATATTTGCGATTCTTGTCGGGATTATCGGCGCGCTTGTAGCTATTGGAATGTTCTTCTTAAGCGGGTTGATGATTTCGCAAGCAGCACAAAATGCGCCGCTGGTTGCCTTGATTATCTTGGTCGTCTTAGTGAAGATGTTCGGATTTATTCGCGCACTTGCACGTTACTTTGAGCGTCTGTTCTCACATCGCACAACCTTTACGATGTTGCGTGATGTGCGTGTTCAATTCTTCTCAGGTTTAACTAAGGTAGTACCGGATATTTATCGGAAATTCAAATCTAGTGATTTAATTTCTCGTATGGTTTCGAGTGTAGAAGCTTTACAGAATATCTATTTGCGTGTGTATTATCCGCCGGTAGTCATAGGATTGACAGCGTTGATTACAGTAGCTGTGCTGTTTGAATTTTCTTTTGCGCATGCATTGTTGTTGTTCTTCAGCATGGCTGTTTCTCTAGGCGTGCTCCCTTGGTTAAGTGCGAAACGTGCACGTGTATTGAGCGAACGCGTTGCAAAAGACGAAAGTCGCTTTCTCAGCCGTTATTTTGACTACAAAGAAGGTTATGGAGAATTACAACGGTTTCATCAAGCGAAAGCCTATCGACGAAGCTTAGCAGATGTCTTAATACGTTACAGCCAACGCCAACGCAGTGAACAACGGTTCTTAACGTTGTATGATTTTGCGTTAGATTTAGTTTCAATGATTTCACTGTTCTTATGTGTCTGGTTAGGCATTATCCAGGTACAAAATGGCAATATGGATGTCGTGTATCTGACAAGTATCGTATTAATGCTCTTAACTTTATTTGAACAAGCGGTGCCTATGAGCAATGTGGCATATTTTAAAGCAGATACAGACCAAGCGATTATGAATATTAGCGAAGTATTGAATGATGTTCCTGAAACTGCACATGTTGCAGAACAAGGTGAAAATGATGAAAAAACTAGAGCGGGTCATTTAATCGATATTGACCAAGTGTCCTTTAAATACTGGAATCAATTCAGTAATGTGTTGAAAGACATTGATTTACACATCCAAGAGGGGGAACGTTTAGCTATTATCGGTCCCTCTGGTTCTGGTAAGAGTACGTTGATGCAAGTGATGGCAGGTCTCTATCAAACCGAAACAGGAGAAGTATTGTTGAATGGACGCAATATCTATGATTTGAGTGAAGCGGAAAAAGCTGAACAGCTTAATGTGATGTTGCAGCATCAACAATTATTTGATGGTACAATTAGAGATAATTTATTATCAGATGCTGATGATGCTTCGATGCGCCGTGTCTTAGATGAACTCGGCTTGCAGCATGTATCTCTAGACTATGAAGTAACCTTGACTGGTACCGGCTTGTCAGGAGGAGAACTGCAGCGCGTCTGCTTAGCACGTTTATTCTTGAAAAATGCACCGATTTGGCTATTAGATGAACCGACACGTTCATTAGACTGGGATAATTCAGAAGCGCTTATGCAGCGTATATTCAATCAAAGTGAAACATTGATTGTAGCTACTCATGATTTAGAACTATTGCCGCGCTTTGATCGGATTGCAGTGATGATTGAAGGAACGCTTGTGGAAGCAGGTACTTATCAAGCCTTGATGGAACAACAAGGTTATTTATATGAGATGGTAACTTTAAACGAATAA